The following nucleotide sequence is from bacterium.
GAAGCGACCCGTCACGAGCAGGCTGAACAGGATCGGCTGCGCAAGACGGCCGATTTCGCCGAGGGGGTGAAGGCCATGGCCGAGCGACGAGAGCCGCGGTTCGAAGGGAAGTAGGAGAGGGCAGCGCATGAGAACCGGAAGCTGTCTGTGCGGGACGGTCCGCTTCGAGATCACTCGGGAGCTCACTCCGATCCAGGCCTGCCACGCCAAGCGTTGTCGCAAGGCGACCGGTGGGGCGTTCGCGCCGGAAGCGGGGGTAGGGCTGGCTGGCTTCCGCTGGATCTCGGGTGAGGAATCGGTCGTTCAATATGAGGCGCCCATCCTCGAAGGCCCGCCTGCCTAC
It contains:
- a CDS encoding GFA family protein, which encodes MRTGSCLCGTVRFEITRELTPIQACHAKRCRKATGGAFAPEAGVGLAGFRWISGEESVVQYEAPILEGPPAYRRAFCRVCGSAAPLVYPEIGGVGIPPGALDDEAGLELSHHAFVDQKAAWFSIEDGLPQHPMRPPRAVHE